The Akkermansia muciniphila genome contains a region encoding:
- a CDS encoding ankyrin repeat domain-containing protein — translation MKTNIILPSVILTLNLLYSCTFISSKKEETRNSYIPPYYLHYNTPAYIAGKDMIRNSLKSYWDLSSNMTPQPNLNPYDKKWNGSETALMLAAAIGDIDTMKKLLEFGADINVASNEMKLPSMTFPYRETALHYAARTGQTGAYNFLIKQGANQNLKNTDGITAQQLLETEVKNN, via the coding sequence ATGAAAACTAATATTATATTACCTTCGGTTATTTTGACGTTAAATTTATTATATTCTTGTACCTTCATATCCTCAAAAAAAGAAGAAACAAGGAACTCCTATATTCCTCCTTACTACCTACATTATAATACTCCTGCCTACATTGCAGGAAAAGATATGATTAGAAATTCATTAAAATCATACTGGGATTTATCGTCCAATATGACTCCACAACCAAATCTTAATCCATATGATAAAAAATGGAATGGAAGCGAAACAGCTCTTATGTTAGCGGCAGCTATCGGGGATATTGATACCATGAAGAAATTACTCGAATTTGGTGCTGATATCAATGTTGCTTCAAATGAAATGAAGCTACCCTCTATGACCTTTCCCTACAGAGAAACTGCCTTACATTATGCTGCTCGTACAGGACAAACAGGTGCCTACAATTTTTTGATTAAACAAGGAGCTAACCAGAATTTGAAAAATACTGATGGAATAACAGCCCAGCAATTACTGGAGACTGAAGTAAAAAATAATTAA